The following proteins are co-located in the Rhodococcus opacus B4 genome:
- a CDS encoding helix-turn-helix domain-containing protein: MQSQPPTGGNPWVAVRPGDDVAMLARRVSSAHQLFVERHAPAGRDQAGDGNSVRSVILDSWMRSTSKGVSPDGSARAVDLAAADLATYRASHPMSIIRPVVRKLLVEDAADTGLLVAITDEKGQLLWVEGDSSAKDRALEMNFVEGADWSEDTVGTNAPGTALALDHCVQIFGAEHFSRSVHDWSCSAAPVHDPATGLIVGAIDITGGPRVAVPEVLSLIRATVAAAEAELRLHLLRSPQPLVETVLRLEVLGSGRPVLVRGAERIPLSQRHAEILLLLAEHPEGLSSDRLAVLLDENELDAVTIRAEMSRLRKVFGPANLGSRPYRLLAELTSDVRQVRSALDRGELAAALDVYSGPVLPGSEAPGVEDLRGELRARVQAALLREGDQRLLAKWTTSVHGREDVAAWEAYLAGLDPRSPLYSQVKSRIDLFDQQYAT; encoded by the coding sequence ATGCAAAGTCAACCGCCCACAGGGGGCAATCCGTGGGTCGCCGTGCGCCCGGGAGACGACGTCGCGATGCTGGCGCGCAGGGTGTCGTCGGCGCATCAGTTGTTCGTCGAGCGTCATGCCCCCGCAGGCCGAGACCAGGCGGGCGACGGAAATTCGGTGCGCTCGGTCATCCTCGATTCGTGGATGCGCAGCACCAGCAAGGGCGTGAGCCCGGACGGGTCCGCCCGCGCGGTCGATCTGGCGGCCGCGGATCTCGCCACATACCGGGCGTCGCACCCGATGTCGATCATCCGGCCGGTGGTGCGCAAACTCCTCGTCGAGGACGCCGCCGACACCGGTCTGCTCGTGGCCATCACGGACGAGAAGGGCCAGTTGCTGTGGGTCGAGGGCGATTCGTCCGCCAAGGACCGGGCGCTGGAGATGAACTTCGTCGAGGGCGCCGACTGGAGTGAGGACACCGTCGGCACCAATGCTCCGGGCACCGCACTGGCGCTCGACCACTGCGTGCAGATCTTCGGAGCCGAGCACTTCAGCAGGTCGGTGCACGACTGGAGTTGCTCGGCGGCACCCGTCCACGACCCGGCGACGGGGCTGATCGTCGGCGCCATCGACATCACCGGCGGCCCGCGGGTGGCGGTGCCCGAGGTGCTGTCGCTGATCCGGGCCACCGTCGCGGCCGCCGAGGCGGAACTGCGGCTGCACCTGCTGCGCTCACCGCAGCCGCTGGTCGAGACAGTGCTGCGGCTGGAGGTGCTGGGTTCGGGACGACCGGTTCTGGTTCGTGGGGCCGAACGGATCCCGCTCTCGCAGCGGCACGCGGAAATCCTGCTGCTCCTGGCGGAACACCCCGAGGGGCTGAGTTCCGACCGGCTCGCGGTGCTGCTCGACGAGAACGAACTCGACGCCGTCACCATTCGTGCCGAGATGTCGCGCCTGCGCAAGGTTTTCGGTCCGGCGAACCTCGGCTCGCGGCCGTATCGGTTGCTCGCCGAATTGACGTCCGACGTCCGGCAGGTGCGCAGCGCCCTGGACCGGGGTGAGCTCGCCGCCGCCCTCGACGTCTACTCGGGTCCGGTCCTTCCCGGGTCGGAGGCGCCCGGGGTCGAGGACCTGCGCGGCGAACTGCGGGCCCGCGTCCAGGCGGCGCTGCTGCGGGAGGGCGATCAGCGGTTGCTCGCGAAGTGGACCACGTCCGTCCACGGCCGCGAGGACGTTGCCGCGTGGGAGGCGTACCTCGCGGGTCTCGATCCGCGTTCCCCGTTGTATTCCCAGGTCAAGTCGAGGATCGATCTGTTCGATCAGCAGTACGCAACGTAG
- the adh gene encoding aldehyde dehydrogenase, with product MTVYARPGSPDAVMSFQSRYDNWIGGQWVAPVKGQYFENPTPVTGQPFCEVARSTSEDIELALDAAHAAAPAWGKTSVAERAIILNKIADRIEENLESIALAESWDNGKPIRETLNADIPLAIDHFRYFAGAIRAQEGALSEIDSDTVAYHFHEPLGVVGQIIPWNFPILMAVWKLAPALAAGNAVVLKPAEQTPASILHLISVIGDLLPAGVVNIVNGFGVEAGKPLASSPRIRKIAFTGETTTGRLIMQYASQNLIPVTLELGGKSPNIFFSDVLSSNDDYQDKALEGFTMFALNQGEVCTCPSRSLIQEDIFDEFLAMAAIRTKAVRQGDPLDTDTMIGAQASNDQLEKILSYIEIGKGEGAKVITGGERAELGGDLSGGYYVQPTIFTGQNKMRIFQEEIFGPVVSVTSFKDYDQAIEIANDTLYGLGAGVWSRDGGVAYRAGRDIQAGRVWTNTYHQYPAHAAFGGYKQSGIGRENHLMMLEHYQQTKNLLVSYAQKAQGFF from the coding sequence ATGACCGTGTATGCCCGCCCGGGTTCGCCCGACGCCGTCATGTCCTTCCAATCGCGTTACGACAACTGGATCGGCGGCCAGTGGGTTGCGCCCGTCAAGGGCCAGTACTTCGAGAATCCGACCCCCGTCACCGGGCAGCCGTTCTGCGAGGTCGCGCGGTCGACGTCCGAGGACATCGAACTCGCCCTCGACGCCGCACATGCCGCGGCTCCGGCCTGGGGCAAGACGTCGGTCGCCGAGCGCGCCATCATCCTGAACAAGATCGCGGACCGTATCGAGGAGAACCTCGAGTCCATCGCGCTCGCCGAGTCCTGGGACAACGGCAAGCCGATCCGCGAGACCCTGAACGCCGACATCCCGTTGGCGATCGACCACTTCCGCTACTTCGCCGGCGCGATCCGCGCGCAGGAAGGCGCCCTGTCGGAGATCGACTCCGACACCGTCGCCTACCACTTCCACGAGCCGCTCGGCGTCGTCGGCCAGATCATCCCCTGGAACTTCCCGATTCTGATGGCCGTGTGGAAGCTCGCCCCCGCACTCGCCGCAGGCAACGCGGTCGTCCTCAAGCCCGCCGAGCAGACCCCGGCGTCGATCCTGCACCTGATCTCCGTCATCGGCGACCTGCTGCCCGCCGGTGTGGTGAACATCGTCAACGGTTTCGGTGTCGAGGCGGGCAAGCCGCTGGCCTCGAGCCCGCGGATTCGGAAGATCGCGTTCACCGGTGAGACCACCACGGGCCGGCTCATCATGCAGTACGCGTCGCAGAACCTGATCCCCGTCACCCTCGAACTCGGTGGCAAGAGCCCCAACATCTTCTTCTCCGACGTGCTGTCGTCCAACGACGACTACCAGGACAAGGCGCTCGAAGGCTTCACGATGTTCGCCCTCAACCAGGGGGAGGTGTGCACCTGCCCGTCGCGTTCGCTGATCCAGGAGGACATCTTCGACGAGTTCCTCGCGATGGCCGCGATCCGCACCAAGGCCGTCCGCCAGGGCGACCCGCTCGACACCGACACGATGATCGGCGCGCAGGCGTCCAACGATCAGCTCGAGAAGATCCTGTCGTACATCGAGATCGGCAAGGGCGAAGGCGCCAAGGTGATCACCGGTGGCGAGCGCGCCGAACTGGGCGGCGACCTGTCCGGCGGCTACTACGTGCAGCCGACCATCTTCACCGGTCAGAACAAGATGCGGATCTTCCAGGAGGAGATCTTCGGTCCCGTCGTGTCCGTCACGTCGTTCAAGGACTACGACCAGGCCATCGAGATCGCCAACGACACGCTGTACGGCCTCGGCGCCGGCGTGTGGTCCCGCGACGGCGGCGTCGCCTACCGGGCGGGCCGCGACATCCAGGCCGGCCGGGTGTGGACCAACACCTACCACCAGTACCCCGCGCA